DNA sequence from the Butyricimonas faecalis genome:
CGCATACAAATATTCTTCCAATGATGATAAATTAAAATTATGGGATAAGTTTTCTGTTATAAAAGATAAAATGTCTTTGTATTTGGCTGTTACCACAGATTGCATTCTTTTAAAGAAAGTAACAGGTAATTATAAATGTGCAGGATTGAATTCTTTCCATTTTGAAGATATTAATATCCTTAGTGAAGAATGTAAGTTTGTAGAAACTTCGTTTGTCGATTCTGTTTTTGAGAGATGCACTTTTGATGTAAACGCTTTTTATAATGTTACATTTACAGGATGCAAATTTATTGATTGTGATGTGAATAGTGATTTGTCTTCTGGTTCTAACAATATTCATTGTTATGGATGCGATGACTATAACACTGGCTTTATATCTTCTTTGGTAAAAGTTACGACATCTTCTGTTTTGCAGAAACAAGAAGATATAGATCTAGAGATTGAAATACTTAGCAAGTATTTTAAAGTTGATGGAAAATCTCCCAAAATGAGGTATATCTCTACCCTTAGAAAAGAATTTGGAGAAAAGAATTTGGATGTCGTTTTTGCAACTTTTGAATTATTAAAGAAAAAAGGAATGATTCTGATTGACGGGAATAATTCGCACATTTCAAAATCAGGTATTGCATATTATCATAAGAACATACAAGTATGAGTGCAGGAAATAAAGTTTTGAGGGATATAGTTACAGATTTGGAGGCTGTCTTGAACAAATGTGGCGTAATGTACCATGTGTTTTATCGTACTAAGTCAGAAATGTCTATTAAAAATAAACTTGAGAAAAAATCTGAAGAATATCGTAAAGCCAACAAGAAGATGCAAGATTTATTGGCTCTTCGTATTACTTTGTATTTTACGGATGATGTAGAACTTGTTCACAACTATCTAAAAAGTCAGTCCAATTTTGACAGTGAATCTGTTGATGAAGCCGAAGTTGATAAATTCTGTCCCAAAAGACTAAATTTAATTATGCGTGTTCCAAATAATCTTCAGCAAGATATGAAAGCGGCAATAAAAGAAACTGGTTATGAAGATTTAATTGATAACACTTATGAAGTTCAAATCAGAACTATTTTATCGGAAGGTTGGCACGAAGTTGAACATGATTTACGTTATAAATGCAAAGAAGAGTGGAATGAATTTAAAGAGGAATCCAGACTTCTGAACGGAATTTATGCTACCTTGGAAAGTAGTGAATGGTCAATGCTTACATTATTTGACAGACTTTCATATTCCCAGTATAAAAATAAAGTTTGGAATAGTATGTTACGCAATAAGATGAGAGTTCGTTTTGCTGATAAAGGTTTGTCAGAAGAACTTTGTAAATATTTGTCAAACAATAATAAAACTGCAAAATTATTGTATCGTGCAAATAGAACCAAAATATTGAAATTAGTAATGGAAAAAGGCTTTGCATACCCTCTCACTTATGATACTGTGTTACATCTTATCAATCATATTATTGTAAAAGATAAAATATTAGCGAATTTTGAAGATAAAGTTTTGAAACGAGATATGGATATAATGTTTGGTGAATTATAGCAGTAGTTGATATTAGCACCATTTTTACTCACTCAAATAAACAAAA
Encoded proteins:
- a CDS encoding GTP pyrophosphokinase, which produces MSAGNKVLRDIVTDLEAVLNKCGVMYHVFYRTKSEMSIKNKLEKKSEEYRKANKKMQDLLALRITLYFTDDVELVHNYLKSQSNFDSESVDEAEVDKFCPKRLNLIMRVPNNLQQDMKAAIKETGYEDLIDNTYEVQIRTILSEGWHEVEHDLRYKCKEEWNEFKEESRLLNGIYATLESSEWSMLTLFDRLSYSQYKNKVWNSMLRNKMRVRFADKGLSEELCKYLSNNNKTAKLLYRANRTKILKLVMEKGFAYPLTYDTVLHLINHIIVKDKILANFEDKVLKRDMDIMFGEL